The genomic DNA AGAACAAGAAATAGCAACTAGAAATGATATAGATGTCAGTACAGCACTGATTGAACAATCAATAATTGATTTTCGGTTAAAAAATCAACTCACAGATGCTGAAAAGTTCCAAGCATGGTTACAAAATAACGGGAGTGACTATGCAACATTTTACGAATCTGTTACCTTTAGTTTCAAATTAGAAAAACTCAAAGCGGTAATTACCGAACCAAAACTACCAGAATATTTCATTGAAAGAAAAATTTATTTAGATAGAGTGATACTTTCTCGAATCATGGTTGATAACCGTGAATTAGCTGAAGAATTACACACTCAAATTGAAGAAGGAAGTAGTTTTGAACAGTTAGCAAAAGAATATTCCTTAGCTGATGAAAAAACCTTTAACGGTATGATGGGTCCTATTAGTCGGGGTAGTTTACCTGATATTTTACGAGCGCCCATAGATGCTGTCAACCCTGGACAATTGATAGGACCAATAGAACTAGAAGGACGTTTTAGTTTATTTAGATTAGAAGGTATCATACCAGCATCTTTAGAAAACAATCAACTCAAACAATCACTACAAACAGAACTATTTGAAAAATGGATAGGGGAGAAAATTCAAAACCTGACAGTAAAATTACAAGTAAATTAACTATTCCAAATTGTCAATTGAATCATCAATCAAATTATCAAAATTTACCAATAAATGTGTTAGATGCTTTACCTTGGGAACAACCGCCATTATCCTGGTTGAATACTGAAGAACAATCAGAATTAAAAAACCAATTAGAAGTTTGTAAATATCAACTTGGGGAAAAAATTTGGACACAAGAAACGGGAGAATATCAGTTTTTTATTATTACTGGTAAAGTCCGGTTACGAAATCAAAATAGTCAACCTATCGCTACGTTAGAGGATGGAGACTGGTTTGGAAACTTACAACCTTTATTTACTAATTGTAAAGCAGTAGCTGCGAGTAAAGAAGTTGTAGTTGTGTATTGGAATTCATCACTTTGGAATAATTTTCAAAATCCTCAAATTGATGAATTTTGGCATGATAAAGGTGACAGAAAACAGGTAATAAGTGAGAGAGAAAATATAGAACCAGAGGAAGAAAATTTTTCCTTACAAACTACATCTTCTTCACTTTCACCATCTCCTCCTAAACCTGTAATTTCTGACTATCCTTTTATCATTAGTGCAAATACTGCTGCTGCTTGTTTAACAATGATGGCGCAATATTTAAACAATGGTGTCCAACTGGAATGGGTACAACGTCAACTACGGGGACAAAGACCCAAAAATGTCATAGAAACCGCAGAAAAATTAGGTTTATCCCTGCGTAAATTACAGGTAAGTTGGCAAGAATTAAGACAGTTATCTTTTCCAGCTTTATTACAATGGAATTCTGAAGGAATTAATAATTGGGTTGTTAGCTATGGGATGAAAGGTAATTGTTTAATTATTGCCAATCCTCTCAATACTGAATGTGAATATTTAACCCAATCCGTAGTAGAATCCTGTTGGGATGGTCAACTATGGCAATGTGAATTAATTTCTAAACAGGAGAAATTTAATCTTTCTTGGTTCACTCCCGCAGTTTGGAAATACCGTAAATTATTAAGTGAGGTATTACTCGCTTCTTTCACTTTACAATTGCTGGGTTTAACTTCACCATTAATTACCCAAGTTATCATTGATAAAGTTATGGTGCAAGAGAGTTTAGCAACTCTTGATGTCATGGCCATAGCTTTATTATTAGTTGCTGTTTTTGAATCTCTTCTGGGTATCCTCAGACTTTTCATTTTTACCCACACTGCACGACGTTTAGATTTGAGTTTATCCGCTCAACTTTTCCGTCATTTAATGCGTTTACCCCTAGCTTATTTTGAATCTCGCAGAGTTGGAGATACAGTCGCTAGAGTTCAAGAATTAGAACAAATTCGTCAATTTTTAACAGGTACAGCTTTAACAGTAATTCTTGATAGTATCTTTGCTATTGTCTACCTGGGATTGATGTTTTATTACAACATTCCTTTAACCTTTGTAGCTTTAGCTGTTCTCCCATTATTTGCGATTTTAACAATTGTTGCTACTCCGATTTTAAGAAATTGGTTAAACCAAACCTTTAACCGCAGTGCTGACAGTCAATCATTTTTAGTAGAGACTATTACAGGGATTCATTCTGTTAAAGCTCATGCTGCTGAACCTGTTGCTAGAGAACGCTGGGAAGGTTTATTTGCTCGGTTTATTAGAACTGGTTTTAAAGCCTCGACAACATCAAATATTAGTAGTAACATTGGTGATTTTCTCACTAATTTTTCTACTTTATTAATCCTTTGGTTTGGTGCAAGATTGGTAATAGATAATCAAATTACAGTTGGGCAATTAATCGCCTTTCAAATGTTGTCAGGGCGAGTTACTGGGCCATTACTAAGGTTAGTACAGTTATGGCAAAATCTGCAACAAGTCCTCCTTTCAGTTGATAGAATTGGTGATATTCTCAATGCTGCACCAGAAGCAGAAGCAGGAACAGGTTTAGTATTACCACCCCTCAAAGGTGAAGTTAATTTTGAACAGGTTTTCTTTCGTTATAGTCCTAACACTGAACCTGTACTAAAAGGAATTTCCTTTGATGTTCAACCAGGGCAATTTGTAGGAATTGTGGGACGCAGTGGTTCTGGAAAAAGCACCCTTTCTAAATTGTTGCAAAGACTTTATCAAATTGAATCAGGCAGAATTTTAATTGATGGTTTTGACCTCAAAAGTTGTGATTTAGCATCTTTAAGACAGCAAATTTCTGTAGTTCTCCAAGAAGACTTTTTATTTAATGGTTCAATTTTGGAAAACATCAGTTTAGGAAATCCTGATATCACTGCTGAACAAGTTGTAGAAGCTGCAAGATTAGCAGTAGCACACGATTTTATTAGTCAATTACCATTAGGTTACGAAAACAATGTTGGTGAAAGAGGTACAGCTTTATCTGGTGGACAAAGACAACGGATAGCTTTAGCAAGACTGTTTCTTTCCACCGCACCAATTTTGATTTTAGATGAAGCTACCAGTGCTTTAGATAGTGAAACAGAACAGCAAGTATTAAAAAATTTGCAGACAGTTTCTGCTAACCGCACCGTGTTTTTAATTGCTCATCGTTTTGCACCTTTAAAACGTGCAGATTTAATTTTGGTGATGGAAAAAGGTATCGTTGCAGAAAGGGGTACACACGCAGAGTTATTACAACAAAAGGGTTTATACTGGTCACTTTATCAACGACAACAGATGAATATTTAAAACAAAAGACGTTCCATCGGAACGTCCTGTTAATTTGCTATTTATTCAGTCACAATTTGTTGGCTAAAACCTATTTATTCCAGTTCTAAAACTTTTTGAGTATTTTCACGACGACGCTGTTCTTTCTGTTCATACTCAGCTACACAGCTACCTTTTTCTACCATTACACAACTGAGATAATTGGTAATTTCTATTAAACCCGCTCTCAGTGCTTTCGCTACAGGTGCTTTATTACTGGTTTGTTTATCACCACCAACATAAACACCGAAAAGACCTACAGAACCAGCACTACTTTCTGATTCACTAGTAGCGCGTCCTTCAATTGTGCGTGCATATACTACTTCAGCGGTAGTAGAATCTACAACACGTAAGTCAATAGCTACATAGGCTTTTTGCTTGTTTTGACGATTACCACCACCAAAACTTAAAGGGCCTAAACGCAAACCACCAATGCTTGCACCACTAGATTCTTCCTCAACACCATCTTCATAGGATGTCACCTTACCTAAAATAATATATTTCGCACCTGTGAGTTCTCCTTTTTTCGCTGCGGTTTCTTTGCGAACTAAACCTAATTCAGCAAGTTCTTGTTCGGAAATTACCTCTCCTAATTTCTGTCGCTCAACAACGGTAAATTTACCTGTTGATGTTAATTCGTTACTTAAAGCATCCGCTAACTGCTTAGATGTACCATTCTGCCACCACCACCAGGTAGTCTCATTTTTAAAGTCTGGTACGGAAATGGTGAGTTTTTCTTGTGCAAATGCACTAATGCTACCGAGAGATAAACTCAGAGTTACTGTTGCTAACGCTATTGCGGTGTGATTAGTTAAGCGCTGATAAAAAGACAAAGTTTTCATAAGTATGGTGATTGTCAACAGAAAGCAATTGGTTTGTATTCAAGTTCAACGACTTATTTTATACCAAAAAAAGTTAAATTGGCATGAAAAAACAACTGATAACAGATTTGGGTGCAGTGAGGTACACAACTAAACCTACAAGTCTTGACTGGAAAGCATTTAAAAGCTAGATGATAACCGCTAAAAACCAAAAGTTGCTATATGTTAATTATTGTTAATATTGACTAAGTGAAAAATTACCTAATAAGTAGTCGTGCAAAATAAATTTCATATTTAGGGAAGGTGACAGGTGACAGGTGACAGACAAGAGATACAGAGATTTCTATTGTTTTCCCAAATGTGCAATTAATTTTGCCCAGGTACTTAAAAACTTAAATTAAAACTTATGATTTTTCTAAAAATTTTATAGTTTTTGATTGCAAAAATCTGTCATTACCTGTGTAGAAAATTAAGTTTAAGTCTAAACTCCAGAAGGTTACACACCGCTAAACTACAGCGCACCAGATAGTAAGCATGGTAGTGGTACACGTTAAGTAGATTTCCACCAATGATGATTTTGAATCATGGTGTGTACTTGCCAATCGGGAGCAGATTGGGGATAATCTGAGCGATAATGTCCACCTCTGCTTTCAGTTCTAAAAGCTGCACTTTTGAGAATTAAATAAGCTACATCTAAT from Okeanomitos corallinicola TIOX110 includes the following:
- a CDS encoding peptidylprolyl isomerase → MESSSFLTINDEQIELSQVVKYLQVSGKLNQFISDVLRQYILEQEIATRNDIDVSTALIEQSIIDFRLKNQLTDAEKFQAWLQNNGSDYATFYESVTFSFKLEKLKAVITEPKLPEYFIERKIYLDRVILSRIMVDNRELAEELHTQIEEGSSFEQLAKEYSLADEKTFNGMMGPISRGSLPDILRAPIDAVNPGQLIGPIELEGRFSLFRLEGIIPASLENNQLKQSLQTELFEKWIGEKIQNLTVKLQVN
- a CDS encoding peptidase domain-containing ABC transporter — protein: MDRGENSKPDSKITSKLTIPNCQLNHQSNYQNLPINVLDALPWEQPPLSWLNTEEQSELKNQLEVCKYQLGEKIWTQETGEYQFFIITGKVRLRNQNSQPIATLEDGDWFGNLQPLFTNCKAVAASKEVVVVYWNSSLWNNFQNPQIDEFWHDKGDRKQVISERENIEPEEENFSLQTTSSSLSPSPPKPVISDYPFIISANTAAACLTMMAQYLNNGVQLEWVQRQLRGQRPKNVIETAEKLGLSLRKLQVSWQELRQLSFPALLQWNSEGINNWVVSYGMKGNCLIIANPLNTECEYLTQSVVESCWDGQLWQCELISKQEKFNLSWFTPAVWKYRKLLSEVLLASFTLQLLGLTSPLITQVIIDKVMVQESLATLDVMAIALLLVAVFESLLGILRLFIFTHTARRLDLSLSAQLFRHLMRLPLAYFESRRVGDTVARVQELEQIRQFLTGTALTVILDSIFAIVYLGLMFYYNIPLTFVALAVLPLFAILTIVATPILRNWLNQTFNRSADSQSFLVETITGIHSVKAHAAEPVARERWEGLFARFIRTGFKASTTSNISSNIGDFLTNFSTLLILWFGARLVIDNQITVGQLIAFQMLSGRVTGPLLRLVQLWQNLQQVLLSVDRIGDILNAAPEAEAGTGLVLPPLKGEVNFEQVFFRYSPNTEPVLKGISFDVQPGQFVGIVGRSGSGKSTLSKLLQRLYQIESGRILIDGFDLKSCDLASLRQQISVVLQEDFLFNGSILENISLGNPDITAEQVVEAARLAVAHDFISQLPLGYENNVGERGTALSGGQRQRIALARLFLSTAPILILDEATSALDSETEQQVLKNLQTVSANRTVFLIAHRFAPLKRADLILVMEKGIVAERGTHAELLQQKGLYWSLYQRQQMNI
- a CDS encoding CsgG/HfaB family protein translates to MKTLSFYQRLTNHTAIALATVTLSLSLGSISAFAQEKLTISVPDFKNETTWWWWQNGTSKQLADALSNELTSTGKFTVVERQKLGEVISEQELAELGLVRKETAAKKGELTGAKYIILGKVTSYEDGVEEESSGASIGGLRLGPLSFGGGNRQNKQKAYVAIDLRVVDSTTAEVVYARTIEGRATSESESSAGSVGLFGVYVGGDKQTSNKAPVAKALRAGLIEITNYLSCVMVEKGSCVAEYEQKEQRRRENTQKVLELE